In the genome of Dermacentor andersoni chromosome 3, qqDerAnde1_hic_scaffold, whole genome shotgun sequence, one region contains:
- the LOC126524239 gene encoding uncharacterized protein gives MPRGFLLQRYTRHNSDGEDNRSDSSSSSDDHEDVVRFACSPPAAVVKSCESLLLRASALLQPDHASPPQSSQEAAKRKKLSPAGPPPLLHGSPPRKSASVGAPHKSSSNTSPSPHNNKAGGGSTGGTASPNGAAKSAVRRLLFDDDTLSPVSGTFIRPYSDEDDLELDEDLDYDIPAALNPVVVSEEARAELAKIENKIGAYVCRLCRQRFGDAFGLAQHRCSRIVHLEYRCPDCAKLFNCPANLASHRRWHRPRNETGGSASPSADCKQQQQGSSTSDEEAAGPYACPVCPKRFRRLAYLRKHANVHAQAEAT, from the coding sequence ATGCCGAGGGGCTTCCTCCTCCAGCGCTACACTCGCCACAACTCGGACGGCGAGGACAACCGCTCGGACTCGTCGTCTTCCTCGGACGACCACGAGGACGTCGTCCGATTTGCCTGCTCCCCGCCGGCAGCCGTTGTCAAGAGCTGCGAGTCGCTTCTACTCCGGGCCAGCGCTCTACTACAGCCGGACCATGCGTCTCCGCCGCAGTCTTCCCAGGAAGCGGCTAAGAGAAAAAAACTCTCTCCCGCGGGTCCACCGCCCCTCTTACACGGAAGCCCTCCACGGAAGAGCGCCAGCGTGGGCGCTCCCCACAAAAGCTCCTCCAATACGTCCCCTTCCCCGCACAACAACAAAGCTGGTGGAGGAAGCACCGGCGGGACGGCAAGCCCGAACGGCGCCGCCAAGTCGGCCGTGCGCCGTCTGCTCTTCGACGACGACACGCTTTCTCCGGTCTCCGGCACCTTCATCCGGCCCTACAGCGACGAGGACGACCTGGAGCTGGACGAAGACCTCGACTACGACATTCCGGCCGCGCTCAATCCCGTGGTGGTGAGCGAGGAGGCGCGCGCCGAGCTCGCCAAGATCGAGAACAAGATCGGCGCCTACGTGTGCCGCCTTTGTCGCCAGCGGTTCGGCGACGCGTTCGGGCTCGCTCAGCACCGGTGCTCGCGCATCGTGCACCTCGAGTACCGGTGCCCGGACTGCGCCAAGCTGTTCAACTGCCCGGCCAACCTGGCGTCGCACCGCCGCTGGCACCGGCCCAGGAACGAGACGGGTGGCAGTGCGTCGCCTTCGGCagactgcaagcagcagcagcagggctCGTCCACCTCGGACGAAGAGGCGGCAGGGCCGTACGCGTGCCCCGTCTGCCCCAAGAGGTTCCGCAGGCTCGCCTACCTCCGCAAGCATGCCAACGTTCACGCGCAGGCGGAGGCCACGTGA